The Aspergillus flavus chromosome 2, complete sequence region AAGGAGCTCCAgtttctcatttcccctcaACTTATGTCGGAACAAGAGGAGCCCTTTCTACTCCCTCAACAATTCCATGTCAATGTCGATCAAGGCTATATGCTAACCATTGACAATGGTAGCTATTTCGATATGGAAAATTGTCAAGCGGTTCTATACGTTAATATTGAAGGGGCCTCACTCTCTCAGGACAAGGAATACAGTGTTATCATTGGCAGTCTTACTAGGACAAATTATGTGCTAGAGAGCGAACCCCTTCCAATTTCCATCAACTGGGGATATGCTATCCAAGTGATTTGGTCTGTTGAGGCAGCGACTCCAACTTCCCATATATCACAGAGTTCCAAGCCTTCGAGTGTACCTTCTGCTCTTCAGGTTACTCTCGTCGACCCCAGTAAAACCAACTATCGAATAAGCCAGCCTAGCCGGCCATGGTTCTTACCACAAATCAATGATTCACTGGATCCGCCGTGCCTCAAGTCAACGGCTCACTTTGATGGTGGTATAACCCTCTCATGGTCAGACATTCATTGCCCAAACATCTCATCATCGAAGGGATTGATACTGCATCCCGTACGCGAAGGCGGTGCTGAAAGAGTACTGGAAAACCTGGACAAAGTTCCTCGTTTCAATGCAACCAAAGGTCAAGTGAGCTATACTGCCGATAGGTTGACCAGCTACATCGACAGCGGGATACTACGTATATGCTTCCGTGTTGCCACGGGGAAGCCACCTTACATTATAGGTCGGCGGTACTATCTGTCAGTTCCGGTCCCAACCAGGCGTGAACCCGGAAAAAAACTATGGCTAGCCAGAGACTGGGCAATTCTATTTCATAGTGGCCTGGTGCCTCTTCCCGATGACACGCCCAGCAACCCCTGTTTCCTTGCTATGACATCGAGGAACGCAATTAAGAAAGTCTGGTCGGAGCCCGTGTCAATGAAATCCATATCGGTGGCTATTCCCAATGATGAGCCAATTAATGCCTTCGGTGGTGCACTTGCTGCATGCAGCCGGCCAGGGAGCCAGCATTCTGAGTTCTTCTACATTGCAAAAAATGGCAGCATACAAGGAAGACGACGGATCGGGGTTTCTGGTCTCGACGACCGTTGGATACGACCATCAGATTATCCATTTTCTCTTCCAGAGACGGCTTCCACACTGGCAGGTGGCAGTCTAACCGCCATCGCTCACAGGGACGCGATGGAATTGTACTGGGTAGCTCCGGCAGGGGACATCAAAATGGCCAGATGGGATGCGGATAGAGGATGGGCCCAAAGTCTGAGAAGCATCACCGAGCCAGGGGAAGTCGATGTGACGGGTTCTGGAGTATCGCGTTATGGCCCTGTGTTCCAAGCACTCACAACTGGTACTTTGGTAACACCAAGGAAgacatttttattttggaAAGATTCGGAACACTTTATCAGAATGGCAACATCACCAGACTACCAGCCAGTCATCATGAAGGATTCATCCTTTACAGGACAGAAGATTTGGCCGTGTGTCAAAATTGCCACTACGATCACATATTATCAACGCGTGGCCATGTTGTGGGTCTTTTGGGTCACTCCCGACTATGCTGTCCATGGTGCATTTAAGAGAGCCACGAGTCCTTCGCCACAAGACGCTTGGACCGTCTTTCCAGTTACAGGGCCTAATTGTGCCGATATGTCGACCCCACTGAAGATTGTACCAGTTAGTAATTCAGAAGAAGACAACCTGGTATTGTTGTGGTTCGACCGAGACTGTCTTCTGCAAGCAGCGAGTCCTTTTCGCTCTCACACATCATTAAATCTCCGCCACTGGTATCAGTTTAACGTCTTTTGGGGTATATCCTCGGTTCGTGATCGTCCTTCCAAGATGGCCATGGCGACTGCGCCCGGGGGTAGGGTTGTTTTCACCTGGGTTGCTCCGGGTGCCGTATTGAGGCAAGTGGTATTTGGCTTTAATGGGAGGGAGATTACTCACTGAATCACCCTTCTATGGCAACCCAATACAGTCAATGTGTATCCCATAACCTTGGAAGCAATTACAGCTTTCGAGGTCTTCCAAACTTTTCGGTTGCTAGCTTCTTATATCTTGGCCATCGGCCATACCCCCGCCTGCTCCGTCCCGTGAAAAGAGCTCATATCCACCCGTCCTTGTATTGAGCaacggaaaaagaagaggatcggAGCTTTTTATGCATACAATCATGAGTGTGCGAATAAAAGGTCTTTCTAGCCTGACATTGAAGAATCCTATTCACCAAACGTGAGTACTGGCAGACGGTCGTAGCGGCGTTTGCCAGGGACACAGATATCAGTGTGTTGATACCTGATACCTAATATAAAGTAGTTCCAAAGCCCTAAATACTCAATCTAAATTCTACGTGGTATGTAATTTCTCAAAGGACGACGACAATTAAGGGTCCATGACCTAGAGCGCACGTGACCCTACATGCAGTAGGATGACGTTGGCGATGGATGCCTGATGGGAGGCCTGAAATCTGCATGCATCACCCAATAAACCAGCATTCATGCGTGTCCCTCGTGTTTCTAATCTTGCCTGTCCGAGTATAGTTCGAACTCACTCCATCTGGTTGGTTGACTGTTCGTAAAAGCCCAAATCCAGAAGAGGGGTATGACCTAAACAAGGTGGCCTAACTCTTCCACGACCTTATATTTACTGTTGGGACAGCCTCGATTTGCATTCTTGAGAGATATCTCCAAcgattgtttttgttttactGATATCTCCTAATCCCTAGTCGTTCAGCAATTGATTACTATAGTCCAATATGTCGGAGTCATATATCCTTATCAAAGGGGCAACGGTGATCTCTGCGAAGGCAACCGGCGAGGAAGTCCGAGAAAACTGCGATATTCTCATCAAAAATGACCGGATTAAAGCCGTTGGCAATGATATCTCTCCTCcggtggaagaggaagtaGTCACCATCAACGCGGAAAATTGCATCATAACTCCAGGCTTCGTCGATGGCCACCATCACATGTGGCAGCATCTCCTGCGAGGAATCACGGTGGACTGGTCTCTTTTTGGTTATTGCTGCCACCTGCGGACCGTCTACGGAAGCCTGTatgatccagaagatgttTACTTCGCCAATTATGCCGCTGCGTTGAGTCTGCTAAACAATGGCGTCACAACTGTCCTGGACCACTCTCACATAATGAACTCGCCCGAACATGCTGACGCGGCAGTAAAGGGCCTCAAGGATGCTGCTATCCGAGGCACATTTTGCTATGGCTTCTACCAGAACCCTAAAGTACCTGGTGATATCGCCAGTATGGCAACCGACACGTTTGACAAAGCCGCTCGGATTAAAGATGCAGTCCGTGTGCGGGAGGAACATTTCTCAAATAATGATCCGAGTGTTTCACTTCTCACATTTGGAATTGCATTGGACGAAGCACCGATGCAAACTCGAGAACAGAATGTCGAGGGACTGGAGATTGCAAGGAAGCTGGGAGCTAGGCTAAGCACTGTGCACACTTCGGTGATATCGCATGGGGAACCAAAGGCCGAAATTGTCGAGCAGTTTGCTGATGCAAACCTGATGGGGCCAGACATCGTGTTTAGTCATGGAGGTTGGATGACCGATAGCGAGCTGGCTGCGGTGCGCAGTTCTGGGGCTGGTATTGTGGGAACGCCTGACACGGAGCTACAGATGGGCATGGGGTATCCTATCGTATGGAAAGCGAATGACCTGGGATGTCGGACGTGCCTTGGACTTGACATTACCTCGAATCAAGGTAATGATTTCTTGGCACAGATGAGGCTGGCGCTTCAGACTCAAAGAGCTCGTGAATATTCGAATACAGTACACAGAGAGGTCGGGAGAAAGACAGCAGACGTGCTACGCATGGCAACCCTTGGAGGAGCTGAGGTTATGCAGATGGAATCGTTGATCGGATCTATCGTTCCCGGTAAAAAGGCGGACCTGGTGATTTTTCGTTGTGACGACATTGACACGGTGCCTGTTGCGGACCCTATCGGGAGTGTGGTCTTCCATGCGTCACCGAAGACTATCGACACTGTTATTGTCGATGGAAAAATTGTGAAACAAGACGGTCAGCTTGTGGGTGTCGATTGGCCGTCTTTGCGTGGTGAAATTGTAAACAGATCACAACGGCTGAGGAACCAAGCGGCTAAAGTCGATATGGAAAAGCCGGAATCAGAATTCCGCTCCATATTCGAGAAGGCCATGAAAGCGTAAACGCCACAATAGCAGAGGCGTTAAGACATGAATGTTAAATGAATGATGGGTTCTATGATAGCAGTCTGTCTCCATTTTTCATACAGGGGTTACAAAGCAATTTTCCATCGTAGGCTTGCGCTTTTCGGCAAAGGATACAACACCATTATATATTTTGACTTGCCCACAACATCTTCACATATTTTACAAAGATTGgggaaaaaaatagaataaataaaaataaaaataaataaataataaataaaaacaaaatgaGAGCAAACAAAGAGCCATTTGACTGAGAGGCATGACGCCTGATAGTCTAATAGCAAGATGTTTCATAATTTTTCATGTGGAATATTACGTTGTTAAAAGATCTCTTCCACGTAACGACGACCGAGACTCTGCCTCACATCTCCACCGATCATGTCACTCAACTTCGCTGCCATATCATTAACCATTGCTTTTGCCCCGCAAACATAGATCGATCCATCCGTAATCTTAGCCAGGACGCTCTCTTTGTTGTCCTCAACGTAATGTTGaacccttctcttctgcttGTTGCTGGGTACCCGGAAGAGCATATCAATCAAACCATACCGCTCGGCAACAGCAAGTGTCTCCTCAAACAATGCTTCATCATGAGCCTTGAAGCCGACGAAAATGCTAATAGGGGGTGATTGAAACACGAAATCCATGCCTTGGGATTCTGCCTCCATAAGAACCTGTATCTTTTGCTGTAGTAAACTCCGAACCGGAGCAAATCCGGTCCCAGTGCAGATTGCGATGAG contains the following coding sequences:
- a CDS encoding putative guanine deaminase, with product MSESYILIKGATVISAKATGEEVRENCDILIKNDRIKAVGNDISPPVEEEVVTINAENCIITPGFVDGHHHMWQHLLRGITVDWSLFGYCCHLRTVYGSLYDPEDVYFANYAAALSLLNNGVTTVLDHSHIMNSPEHADAAVKGLKDAAIRGTFCYGFYQNPKVPGDIASMATDTFDKAARIKDAVRVREEHFSNNDPSVSLLTFGIALDEAPMQTREQNVEGLEIARKLGARLSTVHTSVISHGEPKAEIVEQFADANLMGPDIVFSHGGWMTDSELAAVRSSGAGIVGTPDTELQMGMGYPIVWKANDLGCRTCLGLDITSNQGNDFLAQMRLALQTQRAREYSNTVHREVGRKTADVLRMATLGGAEVMQMESLIGSIVPGKKADLVIFRCDDIDTVPVADPIGSVVFHASPKTIDTVIVDGKIVKQDGQLVGVDWPSLRGEIVNRSQRLRNQAAKVDMEKPESEFRSIFEKAMKA